Below is a genomic region from Fusobacterium sp. SYSU M8D902.
TAGAATATGAAGAAAGACTGAAAGGTTTTTAGTTCCTTTCAGTCTTCAAAATAATTTAAAAATTAATAATCAAGAGATGATAAATACACAAAATTATTTACACTCTCGACAGGATAACCTGTCTTTTTTATTACCCTACTCTAACAACTTGTCCATCAGGAGTATATTCTACTTTTAAAAATTTAATATCTCCATTTTTTCCCATTTCTATTGGCATTGTTACAAGTTCAGATATAAATAAAGTTACACAATCAAGTAAAACATAAACTGCTGCTCTTCCTGCACTTGGTTCTTTTCCCATTACATATTGATAAGTAGAAACTAAATTCCCATTAGCTAATTTTTCTGTACTAATTGGTTTTAATGGTTGACTTTCTACTATTGCTTTACTTTGTCCTTTTGTCACAATTGAAAAATCTGGTTCTTTCTGTCCATTTAAAGCCATTACTGCTGAACAACCTTGCATACTTAAAGCTGCTAATATTAATACTCCACTTAAAATTAATTTTTTCATAAGTCTCACGTCTCTCCATTTACTAAATAATAATATTTTATTTATTCTATCATATAATATTTATTTTTGCTAGATTTCTTTCTAAAAAACTATATAAAAATTTTTTGAAAAAACAAAATCATAGGGAAAAAATAAAAAATAATTATCTGAATCCAAGGTAATTCCTAGCTCCATAGCAGTTTTATAATAAATATACCAAATAAATTGTGAACAGTAAAATCCATTTTCTCTTTTTATATTAAAATGGATTTTATATGGAAGGTTTAATTCCATATATTTATTTAGATTCTGTAAAAATTTTTCTTTAAACTTCTTGTTCATTCCTATGTATCTTAAAACTATAAATTTTCTGTCTTTTTCTAACCAATAATCAATATCTACAATATTTATCTTTTTTCCAAATTTTGGATAATCTACCACTAATCTATTTGTTTGCATTACTCCTACGTGACCAAATATTCCTAAAAAATTTAATTTTTTTTCTTTTAAAATAATATCACCTATTTCAAGATTTAAAATTTTTTCTTTGCTATCAATTTCTTTCCAAGCTTTTTTAGGAATATTAGAACAACCTAAAATTAAGATTAAATAAATCATTAAAATTGCTTTCATAAAATGCCTCTATAATATTTAATTCCAAAATTTTATTTATGTTCATATACATATTTTATACTATCTTAGTTGTCCAATCTTCAACATTCCAAACCTCTGTTGCTATATCCATATAAAAATCTGGTTCGTGACTTACAAGCACTATGGTCCCCTTAAACTCTTTTAAAGCCCTTTTCAACTCTTCTTTGGCATCTATATCCAAGTGATTAGTTGGCTCGTCTAAAACAAGGAGATTAACCTCTCTCAGCATAAGTTTACATAGACGTACCTTAGCATTTTCTCCTCCAGATAAAACTTGCATCTGACTTGTTATATGATTTGTAGTTAAACCACACTTAGCTAAAGCTCCTCTCACTTCAGCATTAGTCATACTTGGGAACTCATTCCAGATCTCATCTAGAGCTGTTGTTGTATTTCCTGCTTTCTCCTCTTGCTCAAAATATCCAATCTCTAAAAATTGTCCATGCTCCACCTCTCCAGAAAGAGCTTTTATCTTTCCTAACAGTGTCTTTAAAAGAGTTGATTTCCCTAGACCATTTACCCCTTTAATAGCTATTTTTTGATTTCTTTCAATAGTAAAATTAAGAGGTTTTGTAAGAGCTTCATTATAACCAATTACCAAATCCTTTACAGTTATAACCTCTCTACTCGGTGTTCTAGCTGAACTAAATCCAAATGTTGGTTTTGGTTTTTCCTTGGCTATCTCTATTATATCCATTCTATCCAATTTTCTCTGTCTATCTTTTGCCAAATTTGTAGTTGCTACTCTAGCTTTATTACGAGCTATGAAATCCTTTAGGTGTTCTATCTCTTTCTGTTGCTTCTTATATGCCTGTTCTAGCTGTCTCTTCTTCAACTCATACATCTCTCTAAATTGATAATAATCTCCTGTATAACGAGTTAAAACAGCATTTTCAACGTGGTATATTACATTGACAACTGAGTTTAAGAACGGTATATCATGAGATACCAATATAAAGGCATTCTCATAATTTTGTAAGAAGTTCTTTAGCCACTCTATATGATTTTCATCTAAGAAGTTAGTTGGCTCGTCCAATATCAATATCATTGGATTTTCTAATAAAACTTTTGCAAGCAGTATCTTTGCTCTCTGACCTCCAGATAGTTCTGATACATCTCTTTCAAGTCCTATATCCATAAGTCCTAGCCCTTTAGCATACTCCTCTATTTTAGAATCTAAAGAGTAAAATTCACCACTATCTAAAATACTTTGAATCTCTCCAACCTCTTCCATCAATGAATCCATCTCTTCAGGAGTACAATCTCCCATCTTTTCATATAGAGTCATCATCTCTTGTTCTAGCTCAAACATATGATTAAAGGCTGATCTTAGAATATCTCTAATAGTTTTACCCTTTTCTAAAGTGCTATACTGATCCAAATAACCAGTGGTAATGTGATTACACCAAGTAACTGTTCCCTCATCAGGCATCAAGTTTCCAGTTATAATATTTAAAAAAGTTGTTTTTCCCTCTCCATTAGCTCCAACAAGTCCAATATGCTCTCCCTTTAAAAGTCTGAAAGAAGCATCTTCCAATATAGTTCTTGAACCAAAGCCGTGACTCACATTTTTTACGTCTAATATACTCATTAATTCTCCCATCAATCTATTTTATTCTTGTTAATATACAAATAATCTATATCATTTGTATCTCATACATTTAATATAGATTATTTTTGTCCATATACATATTTTATTTTAAGTATCCTATTAGCAGAGCTATATCATTACCTGTGACTCCACTTATTCTTGAAGCCTCTCCTATTGATAGTGGTCTGATCTCCTCTAGTCCACTTCTAGCTATATTAGATATTCCTTTTACAAGTGAGAAATCAAAATCCTTAGGTATTCTCATCTCCTCTAATTTTTTAAACTTCTCTATCTGTTCATTCTCTCTTTGAATGAAAATATCATATTTTATAATTGTTTCTATCTGATTTTTTATGAATTCAGGATAATCTTCAATCTCTGTAACCTCTTTCAAACTATCATAAGTTACCTCTTTAACTTTTAATAGCTCACCTATTTTTATCCCCTTAGCAAACTTTTGATTAGAACCAAGTTTTTCCAATAACTCATTAGCTTTTACCATTGGTACACTTATGTTTCTAAGTCTCTCTATCTCTGTATTAACTATATTGATTGCATTCTCTAAATACTCTAATCTCTCCTTAGATAGTATTCCAATCTCTTTTGCTTTCTCATACAATCTCATAAAAGCATTGTCAAATCTCAATGTCAATCTATACTCTGAACGAGAAGGTAAAACTCTATATGGCTCTGGTGTTTTCTTATGAATTATATCATCAACTAAAACTCCTATATACCCTTCACTTCTATCTATGATTACAGGCTCTTTTCCATCTATCTTTCTAGCAGCATTCACTCCAGCCATAAATCCTTGACAAGCTGCCTCTTCATATCCTGATGTTCCATTTATCTGTCCAGCAAAATATAATCCAGAGATCTTCTTACTCTCTAAACTTGGATATAGTTGTGAAGCTGGTGCATAATCATATTCCACAGCATAACCATGTCTCATTATCTTAGCATTCTCAAGCCCAGCTATAGTTCTCATCATAGCCTCTTGAGCAAATGGTGGCATAGCTGTTGTAAGTCCATTTACATAGATCTCCTCTGAATCTGCTGACTCCAGCTCTAAGAAAATCTGATGATTTGTCTTATCTGGGAAGTTCAATACCTTTCTATCTAGTGATGGACAGTGTCTTGGTCCATGTGTCTCTATTATTCCACTGACTATTGGAGAGTATTTTAACATCTCCTTAGCTACCTCTATTGTCTTTTCAGTTGTGTGAGTAAGCCAAGTTGGAACTACGTTGTTTCTCTCTTTATTTGTGAATATTGAAAAATATCTTGGATGCTCCTCACCTTTTAGCTCCTCCATCTTAGAAAAATCTATACTTCTTCTATCCAATCTTGGTGGAGTTGCTGTCTGATATCTCTCTATATGTATCCCATGAGCTCTCAATGAATCAGATAGTTTCTCTGCTGATTCCTCTCCCTGTCTTCCTGCAGAATAAGTTACATCTCCAATTACAATCTTTCCCTTTAAAAATGTTCCTGTTGCTAAAACTACTGCCTTGGCAAAGTATGAGATTCCCAATCTTGTTCTGATACCTTTGATCTCTCCTTCGTCTACAATTATCTGCTCTACACAGTCTTGTACCATATTAAGATTTTCAGTATTTTCAAGTTTTTTTCTCATTTTTGTTCTATATAGATATTTGTCAGCTTGACCTCTTGTTATTCTAGCTGCAGGACCTTTACTCTCATTTAGATGTTTTAACTGAAGATTATACTCATCTGTATGTCTCCCCATCTCTCCACCTAAAATATCCATCTCTGCTACTAAATTACTCTTTCCAGGTCCTCCTATTGAAGGATTACAAGACATCATTGCTATTGTATCTAAATAAAGTGTAAATATTGCTGTATCTTTTCCAAGTCTAGCTGAGGCAAGTGCAG
It encodes:
- the mnmG gene encoding tRNA uridine-5-carboxymethylaminomethyl(34) synthesis enzyme MnmG — encoded protein: MKKIYDVIVVGGGHAGVEAALASARLGKDTAIFTLYLDTIAMMSCNPSIGGPGKSNLVAEMDILGGEMGRHTDEYNLQLKHLNESKGPAARITRGQADKYLYRTKMRKKLENTENLNMVQDCVEQIIVDEGEIKGIRTRLGISYFAKAVVLATGTFLKGKIVIGDVTYSAGRQGEESAEKLSDSLRAHGIHIERYQTATPPRLDRRSIDFSKMEELKGEEHPRYFSIFTNKERNNVVPTWLTHTTEKTIEVAKEMLKYSPIVSGIIETHGPRHCPSLDRKVLNFPDKTNHQIFLELESADSEEIYVNGLTTAMPPFAQEAMMRTIAGLENAKIMRHGYAVEYDYAPASQLYPSLESKKISGLYFAGQINGTSGYEEAACQGFMAGVNAARKIDGKEPVIIDRSEGYIGVLVDDIIHKKTPEPYRVLPSRSEYRLTLRFDNAFMRLYEKAKEIGILSKERLEYLENAINIVNTEIERLRNISVPMVKANELLEKLGSNQKFAKGIKIGELLKVKEVTYDSLKEVTEIEDYPEFIKNQIETIIKYDIFIQRENEQIEKFKKLEEMRIPKDFDFSLVKGISNIARSGLEEIRPLSIGEASRISGVTGNDIALLIGYLK
- a CDS encoding YiiX/YebB-like N1pC/P60 family cysteine hydrolase, with protein sequence MKAILMIYLILILGCSNIPKKAWKEIDSKEKILNLEIGDIILKEKKLNFLGIFGHVGVMQTNRLVVDYPKFGKKINIVDIDYWLEKDRKFIVLRYIGMNKKFKEKFLQNLNKYMELNLPYKIHFNIKRENGFYCSQFIWYIYYKTAMELGITLDSDNYFLFFPYDFVFSKNFYIVF
- a CDS encoding ABC-F family ATP-binding cassette domain-containing protein — protein: MSILDVKNVSHGFGSRTILEDASFRLLKGEHIGLVGANGEGKTTFLNIITGNLMPDEGTVTWCNHITTGYLDQYSTLEKGKTIRDILRSAFNHMFELEQEMMTLYEKMGDCTPEEMDSLMEEVGEIQSILDSGEFYSLDSKIEEYAKGLGLMDIGLERDVSELSGGQRAKILLAKVLLENPMILILDEPTNFLDENHIEWLKNFLQNYENAFILVSHDIPFLNSVVNVIYHVENAVLTRYTGDYYQFREMYELKKRQLEQAYKKQQKEIEHLKDFIARNKARVATTNLAKDRQRKLDRMDIIEIAKEKPKPTFGFSSARTPSREVITVKDLVIGYNEALTKPLNFTIERNQKIAIKGVNGLGKSTLLKTLLGKIKALSGEVEHGQFLEIGYFEQEEKAGNTTTALDEIWNEFPSMTNAEVRGALAKCGLTTNHITSQMQVLSGGENAKVRLCKLMLREVNLLVLDEPTNHLDIDAKEELKRALKEFKGTIVLVSHEPDFYMDIATEVWNVEDWTTKIV